Proteins from a genomic interval of Musa acuminata AAA Group cultivar baxijiao chromosome BXJ1-9, Cavendish_Baxijiao_AAA, whole genome shotgun sequence:
- the LOC135594311 gene encoding cytochrome b561 and DOMON domain-containing protein At2g04850-like — translation MSPSFLLLLLFLLGFTTTPATTRCTTATFTKTYQKCVTLPTQGASLAWTYHPFNATLDLAFSGTFISPSGWVAWGLNPDSPAMTGAHALVAFPDPSSGGLLLLPFVLDPSVRIQNAPLVSRPFGLRLLSSSAVLRGSRSPSDGSAVLIFATLWLSPNHTRVHHVWNRGLYVQGRSPTIHPTAPSDLASRATIDAASTAAETAPQAPDALRSSHAALNAASWGLLLPAGVAVARYLGHRASRGPSWLYAHAATQIAGLLLGTAGFAIGIVMGNRPRGAEHRLHRGLGVAAFVTAALQSAALLFQPKATNRFRKYWKSYHHLVGYGCAVVGVANVFQGFDVMGLGRSYWKLAYCLALSTLAGVCVALEVNSWVVFCRNAEEEEETTTTTTREGDSMEGGRASSSQKQGLMNCYCWTPTKMRIVLNELSGVLGMNARTPSTGGILLDCD, via the exons ATGTCCCCTTCTTTCTTACTCCTCCTGCTGTTCCTCCTTGGCTTCACCACGACTCCCGCGACCACCCGCTGCACCACCGCGACCTTCACCAAGACCTACCAGAAGTGTGTCACCCTCCCCACTCAAGGGGCATCCTTGGCCTGGACATACCACCCCTTCAACGCCACCCTCGACCTCGCCTTCTCCGGCACCTTCATCTCCCCCTCCGGTTGGGTTGCGTGGGGCCTCAACCCCGACTCGCCCGCCATGACCGGCGCCCACGCCCTCGTTGCCTTTCCCGATCCCTCCTCCGgcggtctcctcctcctccccttcgttCTCGACCCGTCCGTCAGGATCCAGAACGCCCCGCTCGTCTCCCGCCCCTTCGGCCTCCGTCTTCTCTCTTCCTCCGCCGTCCTCCGCGGCTCCCGCTCCCCCAGCGACGGCTCTGCCGTCCTTATCTTCGCCACCCTCTGGCTCTCCCCCAACCACACCCGCGTCCACCACGTGTGGAACCGCGGCCTCTACGTCCAGGGCCGCTCCCCGACCATCCACCCGACCGCGCCCTCTGACCTCGCCTCCCGCGCCACCATCGACGCTGCGTCCACTGCAGCCGAGACGGCGCCGCAGGCGCCAGACGCGCTCCGGTCGTCCCACGCCGCGCTGAACGCCGCGTCGTGGGGGCTCCTCCTGCCGGCGGGTGTCGCGGTGGCCCGCTACCTGGGGCATCGCGCGTCGCGTGGACCGTCATGGCTCTACGCGCACGCGGCAACGCAGATCGCCGGCTTACTGCTTGGCACCGCAGGGTTCGCGATCGGGATCGTGATGGGCAACCGCCCGCGGGGCGCGGAGCACCGGCTGCACCGAGGACTGGGGGTCGCGGCGTTCGTGACGGCGGCACTGCAATCAGCGGCGCTGCTGTTCCAGCCGAAGGCCACCAACAGGTTCCGCAAGTACTGGAAGTCGTACCACCACTTGGTGGGCTACGGGTGCGCGGTGGTGGGGGTGGCGAACGTGTTCCAGGGGTTCGACGTGATGGGGCTCGGCCGGTCGTACTGGAAGCTGGCCTACTGCCTGGCACTGTCGACGTTGGCCGGCGTCTGCGTTGCGTTGGAGGTTAATTCGTGGGTGGTGTTCTGCAGGAatgcggaggaggaagaggagacgacGACAACGACGACAAGAGAAGGTGATTCGATGGAGGGAGGAAGGGCATCGAGTTCTCAAAAGCAAG GCTTAATGAACTGTTATTGCTGGACACCGACCAAGATGAGGATCGTGCTTAACGAGTTATCCGGCGTATTGGGCATGAATGCAAGGACTCCGTCTACTGGTGGTATATTGTTGGATTGCGACTAG